One Brassica napus cultivar Da-Ae chromosome C2, Da-Ae, whole genome shotgun sequence DNA window includes the following coding sequences:
- the BNAC02G04430D gene encoding uncharacterized protein BNAC02G04430D, with protein sequence MKSGFIVTIAIALLLHITFLVSLAKECTNTPSQLSSHTFRNELLRSNNESLKTELFSHYHLTPTDDSAWSSLLPRKMLREEEDEYSWTIMYRKIKNSDDNASGSFLKDVSLHDVRLDPSTFQWRAQQTNLEYLLMLDVDGLSWSFRKAAGLVAPGVPYGGWEGPDSELRGHFVGHYLSATAYMWASTHNETLKEKMSALVSALSACQEKVGTGYLSAFPSSFFDRFEAIKPVWAPYYTIHKILAGLVDQYKLAGNSQALKMATWMADYFYIRVRNVIKMYSVERHWQSLNEETGGMNDVLYQIYSITGDSKYLLLAHLFDKPCFLGVLAIQADDISGFHSNTHIPIVVGSQLRYEITGDPLHKEISMFFMDIVNASHSYATGGTSVGEFWQDPKRLATSLQTENEESCTTYNMLKVSRNLFRWTKEVSYADYYERALTNGVLGIQRGTEPGRMIYMLPLGKGVSKAVTYHGWGTPYDAFWCCYGTGIESFSKLGDSIYFQEDGESPALYVTQYISSTLDWKSSGVSLSQTVKPVVSWDPYMRVTFTFSSSKGVIGKESTLNLRIPVWTNSESAKVSLNKQSLKVPASGNFLSIKQNWKSGDQVTMELPLSIRTEAIKDDRPEYASLQAILYGPYLLAGLTSREWSITTQAKDNIWISSIPETHNSHLVTLSQQSGNVSYVLSNNNQTITMEVTPAPGTQTAVAATFRLVAADDSKGGISSGPEELIGSQVMIEPFDFPGMLVTQATDSSLAVQGSSSSDKEASRFRLVAGVDGKQGSVSLMLEGKKGCYVYSDQTLKPGMKLKLKCDSDASDEKFKEASSFVLRKGMSQYNPMSFVMNGVQRNFVLSPLFSLRDETYNVYFSLQT encoded by the exons atgaAGTCTGGTTTCATCGTAACGATAGCGATTGCGTTACTACTACACATAACCTTTCTTGTTTCTCTAGCAAAAGAGTGTACAAACACTCCTTCGCAGCTCTCATCACACACTTTCCGCAACGAGCTTCTCCGATCAAACAACGAATCTCTCAAAACAGAGCTGTTCTCTCATTACCATCTCACGCCAACCGATGACTCAGCTTGGTCTAGTTTGCTACCGCGCAAGATGCTtagagaagaggaagatgagtACAGCTGGACCATCATGTATCGTAAGATCAAGAACTCGGATGATAACGCATCCGGTAGCTTCTTAAAGGACGTTTCCTTGCACGACGTTAGGCTTGATCCGAGCACCTTCCAGTGGAGGGCTCAGCAGACGAATCTTGAGTATCTGTTGATGCTGGATGTTGATGGTTTGAGTTGGAGTTTCCGTAAAGCTGCTGGTCTTGTTGCTCCTGGTGTTCCTTATGGAGGTTGGGAGGGACCTGATAGTGAACTCCGTGGACATTTTGTTG gtcaCTACTTGAGTGCAACAGCTTACATGTGGGCAAGTACTCATAATGAAACTCTCAAGGAGAAGATGTCTGCTCTTGTCTCAGCTTTATCTGCTTGCCAGGAGAAGGTTGGCACTGGTTATCTCTCTGCTTTCCCTTCGAGCTTTTTCGACCGGTTTGAAGCTATAAAGCCTGTCTGGGCTCCATACTACACCATTCACAAG ATTTTAGCCGGCTTGGTGGATCAGTACAAGTTGGCTGGGAACAGTCAAGCTCTGAAAATGGCAACATGGATGGCTGATTACTTCTACATCCGTGTTCGCAATGTGATAAAGATGTACAGCGTTGAAAGACATTGGCAATCACTAAACGAGGAGACTGGTGGCATGAATGATGTTCTCTATCAGATATACAGCATCACT GGAGACTCCAAGTATTTGCTGCTCGCACATCTCTTTGACAAGCCTTGCTTTCTTGGAGTGCTTGCTATCCAGGCTGATGATATAAGTGGATTCCACTCTAACACACATATTCCCATTGTGGTTGGTTCCCAACTTCGGTATGAAATCACTGGTGATCCACTTCATAAG GAAATCTCAATGTTCTTTATGGATATAGTCAATGCTTCCCACAGCTATGCGACCGGAGGAACATCAGTCGGCGAATTCTG gcaagatccaaagagattggCGACTTCGCTGCAGACTGAAAACGAGGAATCATGTACTACTTATAACATGCTCAAA GTGTCTAGGAATCTGTTCAGGTGGACAAAAGAAGTTAGTTATGCAGACTATTACGAGCGCGCTTTGACAAACGGTGTGCTTGGGATTCAAAGGGGAACCGAGCCCGGACGGATGATATACATGCTCCCATTGGGTAAAGGTGTTTCTAAAGCCGTGACTTATCACGGTTGGGGAACACCTTATGATGCCTTCTGGTGTTGCTATGGCACTG GAATTGAATCTTTCTCAAAACTTGGAGattctatatattttcaagaaGATGGAGAGTCTCCAGCTCTCTATGTCACACAATATATATCAAGCACACTAgattggaagtcttctggtgtTTCGCTATCTCAGACAGTTAAACCGGTTGTGTCATGGGATCCGTACATGCGTGTGACATtcactttctcttcttccaaaGGG GTGATAGGGAAGGAGTCCACTTTGAATTTAAGGATACCTGTTTGGACAAACTCTGAAAGTGCTAAAGTCTCTTTGAATAAACAATCCTTGAAAGTACCAGCTTCAG GTAACTTTCTATCCATCAAACAGAACTGGAAATCAGGAGATCAAGTAACTATGGAGCTACCCTTGAGTATCAGAACAGAAGCTATAAAAG atgATAGGCCAGAGTACGCATCTCTTCAGGCCATACTCTATGGCCCTTACTTGTTAGCTGGACTCACGAGCAGGGAATGGAGTATCACAACTCAGGCTAAAGATAACATATGGATAAGCTCTATACCTGAAACACACAACAGTCACCTTGTCACACTCTCACAACAATCTGGAAACGTATCTTACGTCTTGTCAAATAACAACCAAACCATAACTATGGAAGTTACACCTGCCCCGGGGACACAAACCGCTGTTGCAGCAACTTTCAGGCTCGTGGCTGCTGATGATTCCAAAGGAGGGATATCATCAGGTCCAGAGGAGTTAATTGGAAGCCAGGTTATGATCGAACCGTTTGACTTCCCTGGAATGCTTGTGACGCAAGCAACTGATAGCTCCCTTGCGGTTCAAGGTTCTTCTTCTAGTGACAAAGAAGCCTCGAGGTTTCGTTTAGTTGCTGGAGTTGATGGGAAGCAGGGGAGTGTTTCTTTAATGCTAGAGGGCAAGAAGGGTTGTTATGTGTACAGTGATCAAACCCTTAAGCCGGGGATGAAACTGAAGCTCAAGTGTGATTCTGATGCGAGTGATGAGAAGTTTAAAGAGGCATCAAGCTTTGTGTTAAGGAAAGGGATGAGTCAATACAATCCTATGAGCTTTGTGATGAATGGAGTGCAGAGGAACTTTGTGTTATCTCCATTGTTCAGCTTAAGAGATGAAACATACAATGTGTACTTCAGTTTACAAACTTGa
- the LOC106410102 gene encoding CLAVATA3/ESR (CLE)-related protein 40 has translation MAAMRYKGSLLITIIFFFSVFLLQCPLAHSSSTKSFFWLGETEDMNAMKKEKEIDVGSAYDVEERRVPTGSDPLHHNHVPFTSP, from the exons atggCGGCCATGAGATACAAGGGAAGCCTTCTCATCacaatcatcttcttcttctccgtctTCCTTCTTCAATGCCCACTTGCTCACTCTTCTTCTACAAAAT cGTTCTTTTGGTTAGGAGAAACGGAAGATATGAACGCCATGAAAAAG GAGAAGGAGATTGATGTTGGATCCGCTTATGATGTTGAAGAAAGACGAGTTCCCACTGGATCCGACCCTCTCCATCATAACCATGTTCCCTTTACTTCTCCATAG
- the LOC106410100 gene encoding callose synthase 3 has product MSATRGGPDQGPSQPQQRRIVRTQTAGNLGESFDSEVVPSSLVEIAPILRVANEVESSNPRVAYLCRFYAFEKAHRLDPTSSGRGVRQFKTALLQRLEREHDPTLMGRVKKSDAREMQSFYQHYYKKYIQALQNAADKADRAQLTKAYQTANVLFEVLKAVNLTQSIEVDREILEAQDKVAEKTQLYVHYNILPLDPDSANQAIMRYPEIQAAVLGLRNTRGLPWPEGHKKKKDEDMLDWLHEMFGFQKDNVANQREHLILLLANVHIRQFPKPDQQPKLDDQALTDVMKKLFKNYKKWCKYLGRKSSLWLPTIQQEMQQRKLLYMALYLLIWGEAANLRFMPECLCYIYHHMAFELYGMLAGNVSPMTGENVKPAYGGEEDAFLRKVVTPIYEVIAMESQRSKKGKSKHSQWRNYDDLNEYFWSVDCFRLGWPMRADADFFYPHVDQPNTEKDGDNSKPAVARDRWVGKVNFVEIRSFWHVFRSFDRMWSFYILCLQAMIIMAWDGGQPSSVFGADVIKKVLSVFITAAIMKLGQAILDVILSFKAHRSMSLHVKLRYILKVLSAAAWVIILPVTYAYSWKDPPGFARTIKSWFGSAMHSPSLFIIAVVFYLAPNMLAGVFFLFPMLRRFLERSNYRIVMLMMWWSQPRLYVGRGMHESAFSLFKYTMFWVSLIATKLTFSYYIEIKPLVAPTQAIMKARVTDFQWHEFFPRAKNNIGVVIALWAPIILVYFMDSQIWYAIFSTIFGGIYGAFRRLGEIRTLGMLRSRFESLPGAFNDRLIPDGKNQQRKKGLRATLSHNFTEDKVPVNKEKEAARFAQLWNTIISSFREEDLISDREMDLLLVPYWADRDLDLIQWPPFLLASKIPIALDMAKDSNGKDRELKKRIESDSYMKCAVRECYASFKNVIKFLVQGNREKEVIEFIFTEVDEHIEKGDLIQVYKMSSLPSLYDHFVKLIKYLLDNNVDDRDHVVILFQDMLEVVTRDIMMEDSISSLVDSSHGGAWHGGMVPLEQQYQLFASSGAIRFPIEPVTEAWKEKIKRLYLLLTTKESAMDVPSNLEARRRISFFSNSLFMDMPAAPKVRNMLSFSVLTPYYTEEVLFSMHDLDTPNEDGVSILFYLQKIFPDEWNNFLERVKSNEEEIKESVELEEELRLWASYRGQTLTRTVRGMMYYRKALELQAFLDMAMHEDLMEGYKAVELNSENNSRGERSLWAQCQAVADMKFTYVVSCQQYGIHKRSGDPRAQDILRLMTRYPSLRVAYIDEVEEPVKDKSKKGNEKVYYSVLVKVPKSTDHSNLAQNLDQVIYRIKLPGPAILGEGKPENQNHAIIFSRGEGLQTIDMNQDNYMEEALKMRNLLEEFLTKHDGVRHPSILGLREHIFTGSVSSLAWFMSNQETSFVTIGQRLLANPLRVRFHYGHPDVFDRLFHLTRGGVSKASKVINLSEDIFAGFNSTLREGNVTHHEYIQVGKGRDVGLNQISMFEAKIANGNGEQTLSRDIYRLGHRFDFFRMMSCYFTTVGFYFSTLITVLTVYIFLYGRLYLVLSGLEQGLSTQKGIRDNTPLQIALASQSFVQIGFLMALPMLMEIGLERGFRTALSEFVLMQLQLAPVFFTFSLGTKTHYYGRTLLHGGAKYRSTGRGFVVFHAKFADNYRLYSRSHFVKGLEMMLLLVVYQIFGSAYRGVVAYLLITISMWFMVGTWLFAPFLFNPSGFEWQKIVDDWTDWNKWINNIGGIGVPAEKSWESWWEEEQEHLRHSGKRGIVVEILLSLRFFIYQYGLVYHLTITEKTKNFMVYGVTWLVIFLILFVMKTVSVGRRKFSASFQLMFRLIKGLIFLTFIAIIVILITLAHMTIQDIIVCILAFMPTGWGMLLIAQACKPVVHRAGFWGSVRTLARGYEIVMGLLLFTPVAFLAWFPFVSEFQTRMLFNQAFSRGLQISRILGGHRKDRSSRNKE; this is encoded by the exons ATGTCGGCTACGAGAGGAGGTCCTGACCAAGGACCGTCCCAGCCACAGCAGCGACGGATCGTACGGACTCAGACCGCTGGTAATCTAGGAGAATCATTCGATAGTGAAGTTGTTCCTTCCTCGCTCGTTGAGATTGCCCCTATTCTCCGTGTTGCTAATGAGGTCGAATCTAGCAACCCTAGAGTGGCTTATCTCT GTCGGTTCTATGCATTCGAGAAAGCTCACAGGCTGGATCCTACTTCCAGTGGTAGAGGTGTTCGACAGTTTAAGACTGCTCTTCTACAGCGTCTTGAAAGA GAACATGATCCAACATTGATGGGGAGGGTTAAGAAAAGCGACGCCCGAGAGATGCAAAGCTTTTATCAGCATTACTATAAGAAGTATATCCAAGCTTTGCAGAATGCTGCTGATAAGGCTGACCG GGCTCAGCTGACAAAGGCGTACCAAACTGCTAACGTTTTGTTCGAGGTGTTGAAGGCTGTTAATCTGACTCAGTCTATTGAGGTTGACAGAGAG ATTTTGGAAGCTCAAGATAAGGTTGCTGAGAAGACACAGTTGTATGTCCACTATAATATCTTACCTCTGGATCCTGATAGTGCAAATCAAGCGATTATGAGATACCCTGAG ATCCAAGCTGCTGTTCTTGGTCTTCGCAACACTAGAGGTCTTCCATGGCCAGAAGGtcacaagaaaaagaaagatgaagacatGCTTGATTGGCTTCATGAAATGTTTGGCTTTCAG AAAGACAATGTGGCTAATCAAAGGGAGCACCTGATCTTGTTACTTGCTAATGTGCATATCAGACAGTTTCCTAAGCCTGATCAGCAGCCAAAG TTAGATGATCAAGCACTGACGGATGTGATGAAGAAGCTCTTCAAGAACTATAAGAAATGGTGCAAATACCTTGGTCGAAAGAGTAGTCTTTG GTTGCCAACTATACAACAGGAAATGCAACAGCGCAAACTATTGTATATGGCTCTATATCTTCTAATCTGGGGTGAAGCAGCAAACTTGAGATTCATGCCAGAGTGTCTCTGCTACATTTATCATCAT ATGGCATTTGAACTCTACGGTATGCTGGCCGGGAATGTTAGTCCCATGACTGGGGAAAATGTGAAGCCAGCGTATGGAGGCGAGGAAGATGCATTCTTAAGGAAAGTTGTGACTCCTATCTATGAAGTGATTGCCATG GagtctcaaaggagcaagaaaGGGAAGTCCAAGCACTCTCAGTGGAGGAACTATGATGATCTGAATGAATACTTTTG GTCAGTTGATTGTTTCCGTTTAGGTTGGCCAATGAGAGCTGATGCTGATTTCTTCTATCCGCATGTTGATCAGCCCAATACAGAAAAAGATGGG GATAACAGCAAGCCTGCTGTGGCCAGAGATAGATGGGTGGGGAAAGTTAATTTTGTTGAGATTCGTTCCTTCTGGCATGTCTTTAGAAGTTTCGATCGAATGTGGAGCTTCTACATTCTGTGTCTTCAG GCGATGATTATTATGGCTTGGGATGGCGGACAACCAAGTTCGGTCTTTGGAGCTGATGTCATCAAGAAAGTTCTGAGTGTATTCATCACAGCTGCAATAATGAAGCTTGGACAAG CTATTCTtgatgtgatccttagtttcaaAGCTCATCGAAGCATGTCGCTACATGTTAAACTAAGATACATCCTGAAGGTGTTATCTGCTGCAGCTTGGGTTATTATTCTCCCTGTTACTTACGCTTACAGCTGGAAAGACCCTCCAGGATTCGCCAGAACTATCAAGAGTTGGTTTGGGAGTGCCATGCACTCACCTTCATTGTTCATAATAGCTGTGGTCTTCTACTTGGCGCCTAATATGCTCGCGGGAGTGTTCTTTCTTTTCCCTATGTTACGCCGGTTTCTCGAGAGGTCCAACTACAGAATTGTAATGCTAATGATGTGGTGGTCTCAG CCCAGACTCTATGTTGGCAGAGGAATGCATGAGAGCGCATTTTCCCTCTTCAA ATATACCATGTTCTGGGTGTCGCTTATTGCAACAAAGCTGACGTTCAGTTACTACATTGAG ATCAAGCCTTTAGTTGCTCCAACACAAGCTATTATGAAGGCCCGTGTGACAGATTTTCAGTGGCATGAGTTCTTTCCTCGTG CCAAAAACAATATTGGTGTCGTTATTGCTCTCTGGGCCCCTATTATTCTG GTATACTTCATGGATAGTCAGATTTGGTATGCAATATTTTCCACAATATTTGGAGGTATATATGGTGCATTCCGCCGCCTTGGAGAG ATTCGGACACTGGGAATGCTTAGATCACGGTTTGAATCACTGCCTGGAGCTTTTAATGACCGCTTGATTCCAGATGGAAAGAACCAGCAGAGGAAGAAGGGATTAAGAGCAACTTTATCTCATAACTTCACAGAGGATAAG GTACCTGTTAACAAAGAGAAAGAAGCTGCAAGATTTGCACAGTTGTGGAACACAATCATCAGTAGTTTCAGAGAGGAAGATCTTATAAGTGATAG GGAGATGGATCTGCTGCTTGTTCCATATTGGGCTGACCGTGATCTGGATCTCATACAGTGGCCTCCCTTCTTATTGGCTAGCAAG ATTCCAATAGCATTGGATATGGCAAAAGACAGTAACGGGAAGGACAGAGAGCTCAAGAAGAGGATTGAGAGTGACTCTTATATGAAATGTGCTGTCCGTGAGTGCTATGCTTCATTCAAGAATGTCATAAAGTTTCTGGTTCAGGGAAACCGTGAGAAAGA GGTGATAGAGTTCATATTCACCGAGGTTGACGAACATATAGAGAAAGGTGATTTGATTCAAGTGTACAAGATGAGTTCTCTTCCTAGCCTCTATGACCACTTTGTCAAgctgatcaaatacttg CTAGACAACAATGTTGATGATAGAGATCATGTTGTAATTCTCTTCCAAGACATGCTGGAAGTTGTTACAAGAGACATTATGATGGAGGATTCTATATCGAG CTTGGTGGATTCGAGTCATGGTGGCGCTTGGCATGGGGGAATGGTCCCTCTCGAACAACAATATCAGCTGTTTGCATCTTCAGGTGCCATTAGATTCCCTATTGAACCAGTAACAGAAGCTTGGAAAGAGAAG ATCAAACGGTTGTATCTATTGCTGACTACTAAAGAGTCTGCTATGGATGTCCCCTCTAACTTGGAAGCAAGAAGGCGGATCTCTTTCTTCTCAAATTCATTGTTCATGGACATGCCTGCAGCACCGAAAGTTCGCAACATGCTATCATTCTC TGTGTTGACTCCATATTACACTGAAGAGGTCCTCTTTTCTATGCATGACCTGGACACACCAAATGAAGATGGTGTCTCGATCCTCTTTTACCTACAAAAGATTTTCCCAg ACGAATGGAACAATTTCCTTGAGCGGGTGAAGTCAAATGAAGAAGAAATTAAAGAGTCTGTTGAGTTAGAGGAGGAACTTCGTTTATGGGCTTCATATAGAGGGCAGACTTTGACTAGAACAG taagAGGAATGATGTACTATCGAAAAGCATTGGAGCTTCAGGCATTTCTTGACATGGCTATGCATGAAG ATTTGATGGAAGGTTACAAAGCTGTAGAACTAAACTCAGAGAACAATTCAAGAGGGGAAAGATCACTATGGGCACAGTGTCAAGCCGTTGCTGACATGAAGTTCACATACGTTGTATCATGTCAACAATATGGTATTCATAAACGATCTGGTGATCCTCGCGCGCAGGATATATTGAGACTTATGACAAG ATACCCTTCGCTCCGTGTTGCATATATTGATGAGGTTGAAGAGCCAGTCAAAGACAAGTCAAAGAAAGGAAACGAGAAAGTGTATTATTCTGTTTTGGTTAAGGTGCCTAAGTCAACTGATCATTCCAACTTGGCACAGAATCTTGACCAG GTTATCTATAGGATCAAGCTTCCTGGACCTGCTATTCTTGGAGAGGGAAAGCCAGAGAACCAAAATCATGCTATTATTTTCTCTCGTGGAGAAGGTTTACAGACAATTGATATGAATCAG GATAATTACATGGAGGAAGCGTTAAAGATGAGGAACTTGCTTGAAGAATTTCTCACAAAGCATGATGGCGTGAGGCATCCATCCATTCTTGGACTTAGAGAACATATATTCACTGGATC CGTTTCCTCCCTTGCTTGGTTTATGTCAAATCAAGAGACTAGTTTTGTTACCATTGGTCAGCGATTACTGGCAAATCCTTTGAG GGTCCGTTTCCATTATGGTCATCCAGATGTCTTTGATAGACTGTTTCATCTAACAAGAGGTGGTGTTAGCAAAGCATCCAAAGTAATCAACCTCAGTGAAGATATCTTTGCAG GATTCAATTCTACACTTCGTGAAGGAAACGTTACACATCATGAGTACATCCAAGTAGGTAAAGGAAGAGATGTGGGTCTAAATCAGATCTCTATGTTTGAGGCCAAGATTGCAAACGGCAACGGAGAGCAGACATTGAGTCGAGACATTTACAGGCTTGGCCACCGTTTTGACTTCTTCCGTATGATGTCGTGTTACTTCACCACTGTCGGCTTTTACTTCAGCACCCTG ATTACCGTTCTCACTGTCTACATCTTCCTCTACGGACGTCTCTATCTTGTCTTGAGCGGGCTTGAGCAAGGACTAAGCACACAGAAAGGCATCCGAGACAACACACCTCTGCAAATAGCTCTCGCTTCACAGTCCTTCGTTCAGATTGGTTTCCTTATGGCTTTACCTATGCTTATGGAAATCGGATTAGAGAGAGGTTTCAGGACAGCCTTGAGCGAGTTCGTCCTCATGCAGCTTCAGCTAGCGCCAGTGTTCTTCACATTCTCTCTCGGGACCAAGACTCACTACTACGGAAGAACCTTACTCCACGGCGGCGCCAAGTACAGGTCCACAGGGAGAGGCTTCGTCGTCTTCCACGCCAAGTTCGCTGACAACTACAGACTCTACTCCCGGAGCCATTTCGTCAAAGGGCTTGAGATGATGCTGCTGCTAGTTGTGTATCAGATCTTCGGAAGCGCTTATAGAGGCGTGGTTGCTTATCTTCTGATCACCATATCTATGTGGTTTATGGTTGGGACGTGGCTCTTTGCTCCCTTCCTCTTCAACCCTTCGGGTTTCGAGTGGCAGAAGATTGTTGATGACTGGACTGAttggaataaatggataaacaATATCGGAGGTATTGGTGTCCCGGCTGAGAAGAGTTGGGAGTCGTGGTGGGAGGAGGAGCAAGAGCATCTCAGACATTCGGGAAAGCGTGGCATTGTTGTTGAGATCTTGTTGTCTCTAAGGTTCTTTATCTATCAGTATGGGCTTGTTTATCATCTCACCATCACAGAGAAGACTAAAAACTTTATG GTTTATGGAGTTACGTGGCTGGTGATCTTCTTGATACTGTTTGTGATGAAG ACTGTTTCTGTCGGAAGGAGGAAGTTCAGTGCGAGTTTCCAGCTGATGTTCCGGTTGATAAAGGGGCTAATATTCTTGACCTTTATCGCAATCATTGTGATACTGATCACACTTGCTCACATGACGATACAAGACATAATCGTCTGCATCCTTGCGTTTATGCCTACAGGCTGGGGCATGCTCTTg ATTGCGCAAGCGTGTAAGCCGGTGGTGCATAGAGCAGGCTTCTGGGGATCAGTGAGGACACTGGCTCGTGGATATGAGATAGTGATGGGACTGTTGCTGTTCACGCCGGTGGCGTTCTTGGCTTGGTTTCCGTTTGTGTCTGAGTTCCAGACGCGTATGCTCTTCAATCAAGCGTTCAGTAGAGGTCTTCAGATCTCTCGTATCCTTGGAGGTCATAGGAAGGATCGTTCTTCTCGAAACAAGGAATGA